The Pseudomonas multiresinivorans DNA window TGCTCAAGGATTCCGCGCTGAAGTCGCTCATCGAGCGCAAGCTGATCCTGCAGGCCGCCCAGAACGACAAGTTCGCCTTCTCCCAGCAGGCGCTGGATCAACTGATCCTGTCGACTCCTGAGTTCCAGGTGGACGGCAAGTTCAGCGCCGAGCGCTTCGACCAGGTCATCCGCCAGATGGGCTACGACCGCATGCAGTTCCGCCGCATGTTCGGTGAGGAAATGCTGATCGGCCAACTGCGCGCTGGCATCGCCGGTACCGGCTTCGTCACCGATGACGAACTGAACGCCTTCGCTCGCCTGGAGAAGCAGACCCGTGACTTCGCCACCCTGACCCTCAAGGCCGACCCGGCCAAGAGCAAGGTCGAGGACAGCGAGATCAAGGCGTACTACGACGCCCACAGCACCGAGTTCATGACTCCCGAACAGGTCACCATCGACTATGTCGAGTTGAAGAAGTCCGCCTTCTTCGACCAGGTCGAGGTGAAGAAGGAAGACCTCGATGCCCTCTATCAGAAGGAAATCGCCGGCCTGGCCGAGCAGCGCGACGCCGCGCATATCCTGATCGAGGTGAACGACAAGCAGAACGACCAGCAGGCCAAGGCCAAGATCGACGAGATCAAGGCGCGCCTGGACAAGGGCGAGGACTTCGCCAAGCTGGCCAAGGAACTGTCCAACGACACCGGCTCTGCCGCCAACGGTGGTGACCTCGGTTTCGCTGGTCGTGGCGTGTATGACCCGGCCTTCGAAGAGTCGCTGTACGCGCTGAAGAAGGGCGAAGTCTCCGCTCCGGTGAAGACTTCCTACGGCTGGCACCTGATCAAGCTGCTGGGCGTCGAAGCGCCGGAGGTTCCGACCTTCGACAGCCTGAAGGCCAAGCTGGAGCACGAAGCCAAGACCCAACTGGTCGAGCAGCGTTTCGTCGATGCGACCAAGCAGCTGGAAAGCTCCGCCTACGAGGCTTCCGATCTGGGCCAGCCGGCTCAGGACATGGGCCTGAAGGTGCAGACCAGCAAGCCGTTCGGCAAGGAAGGCGGCGAAGGTGTCACGGCCAACCGCCAGGTCATCCAGTCCGCTTTCAGCCCCGAAGTGCTGGAGGAGGGTGCCAACAGCGGCGCCATCGAACTGGACCCGGACACCGTGGTCGTGCTGCGCGTGAAGGCGCACCACAAGCCTGAGCAGGAAACCCTGGAGCAGGTCAGTGCCGATATCCTCAAGCGCCTGCAGGTCGAGCACGCTGCAGTCGATGCCAAGTCCCGCGGTGAAGCACTGCTGGCTGGCCTGCGCGACGGCAAGATCCCGCTGACCCAGGCCCAGGAAGGCCAGCAGTGGAAGGTCGTGGAAGCGGCCGCCCGTGGTCAGGAAGGCGTCGATCCGGTCGTGCTGCAGAGCGTGTTCCGCATGGCGCGTCCGGAAGGCGCCGACAAGCCCAGCCTGGGCGGTGTCGCGCTGCAGAACGGCGACTTCGTGCTGGTCAAGCTCAGCGGTGTGAGCGAGCCGGAAGCCAAGCCGACCGAGGAAGAGAAGGCGATGTACCAGCGCTTCCTCGCCTCGCGTAGCGGCCAGGATGATTTCTCCGCCTTCCGCCGTTACCTGCAGGATCAGGCGAAAGTCGAGAAATTCGACGAAGCCAAGAAGTAAGAGACCGGGGCCGCGCAAGCGGCCCTCGTTTTATCCGGTAAAGGAAAAAGGCCGCATTCGCGGCCTTTTTCTTTGTCTGGAGCAAAGCCTCAGTCGTCGCTGAGCGGACCCATCGCCGTGGTGTTGAAACCGCCATCGACATAGAGGATTTCGCCGCTGATGCCACTGGCCAGGTCCGAGCAGAGAAATGCACCGGCGTTGCCGACTTCCTCGATGGTCACATTGCGCCGCAGCGGTGTCTGGCGCTCGTTGGCGGCGAGCATCTTGCGGAAGCTCTTGATGCCCGAGGCGGCAAGCGTGCGAATGGGGCCTGCGGAGATGGCGTTGACCCGAGTGCCCTCCGGGCCGAGGCTGCCGGCCAGGTAGCGCACGCCGGCTTCCAGGCTGGCCTTGGCCATGCCCATGACGTTGTAGTTGGGCATCGTGCGCTCGGCGCCCAGGTAGGA harbors:
- a CDS encoding SurA N-terminal domain-containing protein, producing MLQNIRDNSQGWITKTILGVIVVLMALTGFDQIIRATHHENVAAQVNGEDISLPELQQAADMQRRQLMQRLGKDFDSSMLDDKLLKDSALKSLIERKLILQAAQNDKFAFSQQALDQLILSTPEFQVDGKFSAERFDQVIRQMGYDRMQFRRMFGEEMLIGQLRAGIAGTGFVTDDELNAFARLEKQTRDFATLTLKADPAKSKVEDSEIKAYYDAHSTEFMTPEQVTIDYVELKKSAFFDQVEVKKEDLDALYQKEIAGLAEQRDAAHILIEVNDKQNDQQAKAKIDEIKARLDKGEDFAKLAKELSNDTGSAANGGDLGFAGRGVYDPAFEESLYALKKGEVSAPVKTSYGWHLIKLLGVEAPEVPTFDSLKAKLEHEAKTQLVEQRFVDATKQLESSAYEASDLGQPAQDMGLKVQTSKPFGKEGGEGVTANRQVIQSAFSPEVLEEGANSGAIELDPDTVVVLRVKAHHKPEQETLEQVSADILKRLQVEHAAVDAKSRGEALLAGLRDGKIPLTQAQEGQQWKVVEAAARGQEGVDPVVLQSVFRMARPEGADKPSLGGVALQNGDFVLVKLSGVSEPEAKPTEEEKAMYQRFLASRSGQDDFSAFRRYLQDQAKVEKFDEAKK